One Clavibacter zhangzhiyongii genomic region harbors:
- a CDS encoding YlbL family protein: MSLFAQHAPRAPRPPRRRRVGRVLAGAGAVLALALGLLPSPYVIEQPGPVFDTLGTSDHQGTERPLIAIPDRPTYPTDGRLDMLTVSVVGNPAQRPDWFSVVSAWLDPSRSVIPLEAVFPADQTAEERDAQNQVQMTDSQQDAVAAALTELGIDVPRTLQVQTVLAGSAADGSLRAGDAIRTVDGDPVVDLADLQARVAAAGTGTALSFGITRDGAESTVEVTPAERDGRAVIGVVTSTAYEFPFEVDIQLDDVGGPSAGMMFALGIMDKLEEGSLTGGKAIAGTGTIDASGTVGPIGGIRQKLFGAERAGAEYFLAPADNCDEVRGHVPDGLRVFAVTTLDDSLAALGAVSSGGDLDALPTC; encoded by the coding sequence ATGAGCCTGTTCGCCCAGCACGCCCCCCGCGCACCCCGGCCGCCGCGCCGCCGTCGCGTCGGCCGCGTGCTCGCCGGCGCCGGCGCCGTGCTCGCGCTCGCGCTCGGCCTGCTGCCGTCGCCGTACGTCATCGAGCAGCCGGGACCCGTGTTCGACACCCTCGGCACGAGCGACCACCAGGGCACCGAGCGTCCCCTCATCGCCATCCCCGACCGGCCCACCTACCCCACCGACGGCCGCCTCGACATGCTCACCGTCAGCGTGGTCGGCAACCCGGCGCAGCGCCCCGACTGGTTCTCGGTCGTCTCCGCCTGGCTCGACCCGAGCCGCAGCGTCATCCCGCTGGAGGCCGTGTTCCCCGCGGACCAGACCGCGGAGGAGCGGGACGCGCAGAACCAGGTGCAGATGACGGACTCGCAGCAGGACGCCGTCGCCGCGGCGCTCACCGAGCTCGGCATCGACGTGCCGCGCACGCTGCAGGTGCAGACCGTCCTCGCGGGATCCGCCGCGGACGGCTCCCTGCGCGCGGGGGACGCCATCCGCACCGTGGACGGCGACCCGGTCGTCGACCTGGCCGACCTGCAGGCGCGCGTCGCGGCGGCGGGCACGGGCACCGCGCTGTCCTTCGGGATCACGCGCGACGGCGCGGAGAGCACGGTGGAGGTCACGCCAGCCGAGCGCGACGGCCGCGCGGTCATCGGCGTCGTCACCTCCACCGCCTACGAGTTCCCGTTCGAGGTCGACATCCAGCTCGACGACGTCGGCGGGCCGAGCGCCGGCATGATGTTCGCGCTCGGGATCATGGACAAGCTGGAGGAGGGCTCGCTCACCGGCGGGAAGGCGATCGCGGGCACGGGCACCATCGACGCCTCCGGCACCGTCGGCCCCATCGGCGGGATCCGCCAGAAGCTCTTCGGCGCCGAGCGCGCGGGAGCGGAGTACTTCCTCGCGCCGGCCGACAACTGCGACGAGGTCCGCGGGCACGTGCCCGACGGCCTCCGCGTGTTCGCCGTGACGACGCTCGACGACTCGCTCGCGGCCCTCGGCGCCGTCTCGTCGGGCGGCGACCTGGACGCCCTCCCGACCTGCTGA
- a CDS encoding zinc-dependent metalloprotease, translating to MADEPTPNPEDEFRRMLERFLGADGQIDPDKLAGAAGLPQDPETVRQLLAQLQGALANSGDGVDWKVAREGARQLASAEQTQVTAAASAPLDQAFQVAALWLDEVTHVSQLTVAPRLVTRAQWTELTMPVWTQLAEPVALSIADSLTEVLQQNAPEEMQGMVAGAGRMMRNLGGTLFAMQLGQVVGQLSTEVVSGGDVGIPLLDDQQAALLPQNVAGFGSGLDVPEDQVQIYLAVRELAHARLFRHARWLRLQLISSITEFAKGVHIDTDRLETLAEGFDPSNPEELRQAMVDGSLIPPKTDAQLAALARLETMLALIEGWVDVVTAAATVRLPRASAIAETVRRRRATGGPAESAFATLVGLELRPRRLREAAAMWQAVTDGVGAEQRDALWSHPDVLPASEDIDAPHALVARLTQGEPEPDEVDQALEDLLSGSDAGRPVEDGQGRATEPGAPTDEGPDDSPGADPRPV from the coding sequence ATGGCCGACGAGCCCACCCCGAATCCCGAGGACGAGTTCCGCCGCATGCTGGAGCGCTTCCTGGGCGCCGACGGGCAGATCGACCCGGACAAGCTCGCGGGCGCCGCCGGCCTCCCGCAGGACCCCGAGACGGTCCGCCAGCTCCTCGCGCAGCTCCAGGGCGCGCTCGCGAACAGCGGCGACGGCGTCGACTGGAAGGTGGCGCGCGAGGGCGCGCGCCAGCTCGCGTCCGCCGAGCAGACGCAGGTCACCGCCGCCGCGTCCGCGCCGCTCGACCAGGCGTTCCAGGTCGCCGCGCTCTGGCTCGACGAGGTCACCCACGTCAGCCAGCTCACGGTCGCGCCGCGCCTCGTCACCCGCGCGCAGTGGACGGAGCTCACGATGCCCGTGTGGACGCAGCTCGCCGAGCCCGTAGCCCTCAGCATCGCCGACTCCCTCACCGAGGTGCTGCAGCAGAACGCGCCCGAGGAGATGCAGGGCATGGTCGCGGGCGCCGGGCGCATGATGCGGAACCTCGGCGGCACGCTGTTCGCGATGCAGCTCGGCCAGGTCGTCGGGCAGCTGTCCACCGAGGTCGTCTCCGGCGGCGACGTCGGCATCCCTCTGCTCGACGACCAGCAGGCCGCGCTCCTGCCGCAGAACGTCGCCGGCTTCGGATCCGGCCTCGACGTCCCCGAGGACCAGGTCCAGATCTACCTCGCCGTGCGCGAGCTCGCCCACGCGCGCCTGTTCCGCCACGCCCGCTGGCTGCGCCTGCAGCTCATCTCCTCCATCACGGAGTTCGCGAAGGGCGTGCACATCGACACCGACCGGCTCGAGACGCTCGCGGAGGGCTTCGACCCGTCGAACCCCGAGGAGCTGCGCCAGGCCATGGTCGACGGATCCCTCATCCCGCCGAAGACCGACGCGCAGCTCGCCGCGCTCGCGCGCCTCGAGACGATGCTCGCGCTCATCGAGGGCTGGGTCGACGTGGTCACGGCCGCGGCCACGGTGCGCCTCCCCCGGGCCTCGGCCATCGCCGAGACGGTGCGCCGCCGCCGCGCGACGGGCGGGCCCGCCGAATCCGCGTTCGCGACGCTGGTGGGCCTGGAGCTCCGGCCGCGCCGCCTCCGCGAGGCGGCCGCGATGTGGCAGGCCGTCACCGACGGCGTGGGCGCGGAGCAGCGCGACGCGTTGTGGTCGCACCCCGACGTGCTGCCCGCCTCCGAGGACATCGACGCGCCGCACGCGCTCGTCGCCCGCCTCACGCAGGGCGAGCCGGAGCCCGACGAGGTCGACCAGGCGCTCGAGGACCTGCTGAGCGGATCCGACGCAGGCCGTCCCGTGGAGGACGGCCAGGGCCGCGCCACCGAGCCCGGCGCGCCGACGGACGAGGGTCCGGACGACTCCCCCGGCGCGGATCCGCGTCCCGTCTGA
- a CDS encoding UPF0182 family protein — MTSTSARPARRSRAPLAITAAIIAALVIAFFIFAGFYADVLWYDQLGYLGVLLTQWGAGIALFLVGFLAMAIPVFVSIQVAYRSRPVYAKLNSQLDRYQQVVEPLRRLAMFAIPAVFGLFAGVSASSGWQRTLLWLNRTPAGTVDPQFKLDVSFYMFELPFYHAVVGFASAVVIISMLGVLATSYLYGAVRFTGREVRISKSSRIQIAITAGVYFLLQGVSIWLDQYSSVVNTANGGLITGAAYSDVNAVIPGRAILAGIAAVVALLFIVTAVIGRWRLPIIGTAGLIVTSILIGTAYPAVVQRFQVEPSERTLEAQYLERNIEATRDAYGLADIEEIPYDATTDTTPGALREDAATTANIRILDPAVVGDAFSQLQQFRQYYQFGDNLDVDRYDIDGRVQDTVVAVRELSPDNTGTSWVNQHLVYTHGYSLVAAYGTQRTSDGQPVFLESGIPASGDLGDFEPRVYFGENSPDYSIVGGPESGDKVELDYPSGEDGADETYTTFQGNGGPKVDNVFKRLIYALKFQSEQIFLASQVNDQSQIIYDRDPAQRVGKVAPYLTVDKDPYPSVVDGRVVWIVDGYTTSDQYPYSERNDMSRLIADSQQTQPLVPTDRINYIRNSVKATVDAYDGKVTLYAWDTDDPILKTWQKVFPSTLKPIADISGELMSHLRFPADMFKVQRAVLGKYHVTDPGSIYSNQDLWTTPNDPTASTDAGTQAKLQPPYYLTMQMPGQDAPRFSLYSTFIPPATQDTARSVLTGYLGVDSDAGSTAGQKAEDYGKLRLLTLPNDDTIPAPTQIQNNFNSDTNVANQLNLLERGGRTSVVRGNLLTLPVGGGLLYVQPVYVRSTGDTSYPLLRKVLVAFGDKIAFEDTLDAALDSIFEGDSGATAGDEAVEGTTPADPGAVDGSGETDGGTGSTPAPTTAPTAPAQDVQAALAAAGQALQEREAAYKANDLVGAAQADQRLTEALNRAIELGAAQQ; from the coding sequence GTGACAAGCACATCCGCCCGGCCCGCCAGACGGAGCCGAGCCCCCCTCGCCATCACCGCGGCCATCATCGCCGCCCTGGTGATCGCGTTCTTCATCTTCGCCGGCTTCTACGCCGACGTCCTCTGGTACGACCAGCTGGGCTACCTCGGGGTGCTGCTCACGCAGTGGGGCGCGGGCATCGCGCTGTTCCTCGTCGGGTTCCTCGCCATGGCGATCCCGGTGTTCGTCAGCATCCAGGTCGCGTACCGCTCGCGGCCCGTCTACGCGAAGCTCAACTCGCAGCTCGACCGCTACCAGCAGGTGGTGGAGCCGCTGCGCCGCCTCGCGATGTTCGCGATCCCCGCCGTCTTCGGCCTCTTCGCCGGCGTCTCGGCCTCGAGCGGCTGGCAGCGCACCCTGCTGTGGCTGAACCGCACGCCCGCCGGCACGGTGGACCCGCAGTTCAAGCTCGACGTGTCCTTCTACATGTTCGAGCTGCCCTTCTACCACGCGGTCGTCGGCTTCGCCTCGGCCGTCGTCATCATCTCCATGCTCGGCGTCCTCGCCACCAGCTACCTGTACGGCGCCGTGCGCTTCACGGGCCGCGAGGTGCGGATCTCGAAGAGCTCGCGCATCCAGATCGCGATCACCGCGGGCGTCTACTTCCTCCTGCAGGGCGTGAGCATCTGGCTCGACCAGTACTCCTCCGTCGTGAACACCGCCAACGGCGGGCTCATCACGGGTGCGGCGTACTCCGACGTGAACGCCGTCATCCCGGGCCGCGCGATCCTCGCCGGCATCGCCGCCGTCGTCGCCCTGCTGTTCATCGTCACGGCGGTCATCGGCCGCTGGCGCCTGCCGATCATCGGCACGGCGGGCCTCATCGTCACCAGCATCCTCATCGGCACGGCCTACCCGGCCGTCGTGCAGCGCTTCCAGGTGGAGCCGAGCGAGCGGACCCTCGAGGCCCAGTACCTCGAGCGGAACATCGAGGCGACGCGCGACGCGTACGGCCTGGCCGACATCGAGGAGATCCCCTACGACGCGACCACGGACACCACGCCGGGCGCGCTCCGCGAGGACGCCGCCACCACGGCCAACATCCGCATCCTCGACCCCGCGGTCGTGGGCGACGCGTTCAGCCAGCTCCAGCAGTTCCGGCAGTACTACCAGTTCGGCGACAACCTCGACGTCGACCGGTACGACATCGACGGCCGCGTGCAGGACACGGTGGTCGCGGTCCGCGAGCTGAGCCCGGACAACACGGGCACCTCGTGGGTCAACCAGCACCTCGTGTACACGCACGGCTACTCGCTCGTCGCGGCGTACGGCACGCAGCGCACCTCCGACGGCCAGCCCGTGTTCCTCGAGTCGGGCATCCCCGCCTCGGGCGACCTCGGCGACTTCGAGCCGCGCGTGTACTTCGGCGAGAACTCGCCCGACTACTCCATCGTCGGCGGGCCCGAGTCCGGCGACAAGGTCGAGCTCGACTACCCGTCGGGCGAGGACGGCGCCGACGAGACCTACACGACGTTCCAGGGGAACGGCGGCCCGAAGGTCGACAACGTCTTCAAGCGCCTCATCTACGCGCTGAAGTTCCAGTCGGAGCAGATCTTCCTCGCGAGCCAGGTCAACGACCAGTCGCAGATCATCTACGACCGCGACCCGGCGCAGCGCGTCGGCAAGGTTGCGCCGTACCTCACGGTCGACAAGGACCCGTACCCCAGCGTGGTCGACGGCCGCGTCGTGTGGATCGTCGACGGCTACACGACGAGCGACCAGTACCCGTACTCGGAGCGCAACGACATGAGCCGGCTCATCGCCGACTCGCAGCAGACGCAGCCGCTCGTGCCGACGGACCGGATCAACTACATCCGCAACTCGGTGAAGGCCACGGTCGACGCGTACGACGGCAAGGTCACGCTCTACGCGTGGGACACCGACGACCCGATCCTCAAGACCTGGCAGAAGGTGTTCCCCTCGACCCTCAAGCCGATCGCGGACATCTCGGGCGAGCTCATGAGCCACCTGCGGTTCCCGGCCGACATGTTCAAGGTCCAGCGCGCGGTCCTCGGCAAGTACCACGTGACCGACCCCGGATCGATCTACTCGAACCAGGACCTCTGGACCACGCCGAACGACCCGACCGCCTCCACGGACGCGGGCACGCAGGCCAAGCTGCAGCCGCCGTACTACCTGACCATGCAGATGCCGGGTCAGGACGCGCCGCGGTTCTCGCTGTACTCCACGTTCATCCCGCCGGCCACGCAGGACACCGCCCGAAGCGTGCTCACGGGCTACCTCGGGGTCGACTCGGACGCGGGAAGCACCGCGGGCCAGAAGGCGGAGGACTACGGGAAGCTCCGGCTGCTCACGCTGCCGAACGACGACACCATCCCGGCGCCGACGCAGATCCAGAACAACTTCAACTCGGACACGAACGTGGCGAACCAGCTCAACCTGCTGGAGCGCGGCGGACGCACGAGCGTGGTGCGCGGCAACCTGCTGACCCTCCCGGTCGGCGGCGGCCTGCTCTACGTGCAGCCCGTGTACGTCCGCTCGACGGGCGACACGAGCTACCCGCTGCTCCGCAAGGTGCTCGTGGCGTTCGGCGACAAGATCGCGTTCGAGGACACGCTGGACGCGGCCCTCGACAGCATCTTCGAGGGCGACTCGGGAGCCACCGCGGGCGACGAGGCCGTGGAGGGCACGACGCCCGCCGACCCCGGCGCGGTGGACGGCTCCGGCGAGACCGACGGCGGCACGGGATCCACCCCCGCGCCGACCACGGCGCCGACGGCTCCCGCCCAGGACGTGCAGGCGGCCCTGGCCGCGGCCGGCCAGGCGCTGCAGGAGAGGGAGGCGGCCTACAAGGCCAACGACCTCGTCGGCGCCGCGCAGGCCGACCAGCGGCTCACCGAGGCGCTGAACCGGGCGATCGAGCTGGGCGCGGCCCAGCAGTAG